In the genome of Leptospira koniambonensis, one region contains:
- a CDS encoding LIC20035 family adhesin, whose product MKKIIVCPKSSVIDNNKISGFKSLAPWGQALISTAVSISLLIGCSSATVVENKGKNAEFQILEPNIRVEKFKETFNLKAEGPVNLDCSGKPCTPDQASALTPDQIKKLKRNGSWKEYVEKEDLQKNKFSVLTRVGDYKDDKREGIWKTLYETGETLRETPYVAGLKEGEEKKLAKDGTQLESTIYKADKKNGPYWSKTDKGILSDEGTYADDKKVGTWKDFYNEDGAKKSVIDFKDGKKSGKETNYHKDGNTVSSEGNNSDDLKTGYWKNYYENGSPQSEGNYAPKGTGADRKSLRIGAWKEYYKNGKVFAEGQRDHTRKGDWTFYWSTGNPAYKGTMMNEMMMSSAEVYDKDGTIQGKGKLLFDLLLMDEKTDELKAKYKPDFPFAYYKNGKKSFEIAANGTAVEYDESGAKIGQGPIMPGTNQKNDCWTTPQGKKYYVNGRENPKMGELQGCK is encoded by the coding sequence ATGAAAAAAATTATAGTCTGTCCTAAATCTTCGGTTATCGATAACAATAAAATTTCAGGCTTCAAGAGCTTGGCTCCGTGGGGGCAAGCTCTTATATCCACAGCGGTTTCAATCTCTCTTTTGATCGGTTGTTCTTCGGCAACTGTCGTTGAGAACAAGGGCAAGAATGCCGAATTCCAAATTTTAGAGCCGAATATCAGAGTAGAAAAATTCAAAGAAACATTCAATTTAAAGGCAGAAGGTCCGGTTAATTTAGATTGTTCCGGAAAACCTTGTACTCCTGACCAAGCCAGCGCTCTAACTCCTGATCAGATCAAAAAACTAAAACGTAATGGTTCTTGGAAAGAATATGTTGAGAAGGAAGATCTTCAAAAAAATAAATTCTCCGTTCTGACCCGCGTAGGTGATTACAAGGACGATAAAAGAGAAGGTATCTGGAAAACATTATACGAAACAGGAGAAACTTTAAGAGAAACTCCTTATGTTGCCGGTTTAAAAGAAGGGGAAGAGAAAAAACTCGCAAAAGACGGGACCCAACTTGAAAGCACAATCTATAAAGCTGACAAGAAGAATGGACCATACTGGTCTAAAACAGACAAAGGGATCCTAAGCGACGAAGGTACTTACGCAGACGATAAAAAGGTAGGGACCTGGAAAGATTTTTATAATGAAGACGGAGCTAAAAAATCCGTAATCGACTTCAAAGACGGCAAAAAAAGCGGTAAAGAAACGAACTATCATAAAGACGGAAATACTGTCTCTTCCGAAGGAAACAATTCGGATGATCTAAAAACGGGTTATTGGAAAAACTATTATGAGAATGGCTCCCCTCAATCAGAAGGTAACTACGCTCCTAAAGGTACAGGTGCAGATAGAAAATCTCTTAGAATAGGCGCTTGGAAAGAATATTACAAAAACGGAAAGGTCTTTGCTGAAGGGCAGAGAGATCATACTCGTAAGGGAGATTGGACTTTCTATTGGAGCACCGGAAATCCTGCGTATAAAGGAACCATGATGAACGAAATGATGATGAGTTCCGCAGAAGTATACGATAAGGACGGAACAATCCAAGGAAAAGGAAAACTTCTTTTCGACCTTTTACTTATGGATGAAAAAACGGATGAATTGAAGGCAAAATACAAGCCTGATTTCCCTTTTGCATATTATAAAAATGGAAAGAAGTCCTTTGAAATTGCTGCAAACGGTACTGCGGTCGAGTATGACGAGTCAGGAGCAAAGATTGGACAAGGGCCGATTATGCCTGGGACAAACCAAAAAAACGATTGTTGGACCACTCCTCAGGGTAAAAAATATTACGTAAATGGTAGAGAAAATCCTAAAATGGGAGAACTACAAGGCTGTAAGTGA
- a CDS encoding NAD(P)/FAD-dependent oxidoreductase, with the protein MPKGEKKKVVVIGVGFGGLQAIKKLSKEEDLEIIAIDKKNHHLFQPLLYQVATAVLSPADIAIPTRSLIGDKKNVTVYLGEVEKVDIQAKKVYFQGHSEDYDYLILAAGAKSGYFGNDHWKKYSIGLKSLKDALSIRTKILTSFEHAELAGDPEIAKKHLNYVIIGGGPTGVELAGSIAELSHEIVRNEFHTIDPGLAKITLIEASPRLLAAFAPKLSEFAKVRLEKRGVEVLTGTKVLEIDQNGVKIEGRTIASSTVIWAAGVQANAIGATLGAPTDRMGRVTVDEFCNVEGHPEVFVIGDIANYSKGLEKPLPGVSPVAMQQGRYVASLIRGDLRSKKRKPFHYLDKGSMATIGRQDAVAQVGNFRLRGFFGWFVWLFIHIFYQVGFKNKISIFITWVWSYITFRAEARLIQDEVEASSNGSSTPN; encoded by the coding sequence ATGCCTAAGGGTGAAAAAAAGAAAGTAGTAGTAATCGGAGTAGGTTTTGGCGGATTGCAGGCGATCAAAAAATTATCCAAAGAAGAAGATCTGGAAATCATCGCTATCGATAAAAAAAATCACCATTTGTTCCAACCTTTATTATACCAGGTAGCTACCGCGGTTTTAAGCCCAGCGGATATCGCAATCCCAACCAGATCTCTTATCGGAGACAAAAAGAACGTAACAGTTTATTTGGGAGAAGTGGAAAAGGTAGATATCCAGGCCAAAAAAGTATATTTCCAAGGACATTCCGAAGATTATGATTATCTAATATTGGCTGCGGGTGCTAAATCGGGCTATTTCGGAAATGATCATTGGAAAAAATATTCTATTGGTTTAAAATCACTGAAAGATGCGCTTTCTATCAGAACTAAAATTTTAACTTCTTTCGAGCATGCAGAACTTGCAGGTGATCCTGAAATTGCTAAAAAACATTTAAATTACGTAATCATTGGTGGAGGTCCTACAGGTGTAGAGCTTGCAGGTTCTATCGCAGAACTTTCGCATGAGATCGTTAGAAACGAATTCCATACAATCGATCCTGGTTTAGCAAAAATCACTTTGATAGAGGCTTCTCCTAGACTTCTTGCTGCGTTCGCTCCTAAATTAAGTGAATTTGCAAAGGTCCGTTTAGAGAAGAGGGGAGTGGAAGTACTAACTGGAACAAAGGTCCTAGAGATAGATCAAAATGGAGTCAAGATAGAAGGCAGAACAATTGCTTCTTCTACAGTGATTTGGGCTGCTGGAGTTCAGGCAAATGCTATCGGTGCTACCCTGGGAGCTCCTACAGATAGAATGGGAAGAGTGACGGTAGATGAGTTCTGTAATGTAGAAGGTCATCCAGAAGTTTTTGTAATTGGTGATATCGCAAATTATTCCAAAGGTTTAGAAAAACCTTTGCCTGGTGTTTCTCCGGTTGCAATGCAGCAAGGAAGATATGTTGCTTCTCTTATTCGAGGAGATCTAAGATCCAAAAAAAGAAAACCTTTCCACTATCTAGACAAGGGAAGTATGGCGACTATCGGAAGACAAGACGCAGTCGCTCAAGTTGGTAATTTCAGACTAAGGGGATTTTTTGGATGGTTCGTTTGGTTATTCATCCATATCTTCTATCAAGTAGGATTTAAAAATAAGATCTCCATCTTCATCACATGGGTTTGGTCTTATATTACATTTCGTGCAGAGGCAAGATTGATCCAAGACGAGGTTGAAGCTAGCTCCAACGGGTCTTCTACACCGAATTAA
- a CDS encoding SRPBCC family protein codes for METRSIIKEFKYDFPLEKVWSAVTVNEELIHWLADKVTGRPKLGGTFSWTWNLGPEGELTSTGIYKKIVPFQELILQWQDHPAGDIELKLEFEKEGDDVTLLKLTNSGYPLGEKFDHWIEAASEGWDEESMHLLQYLRKN; via the coding sequence ATGGAAACTAGAAGCATTATTAAAGAATTCAAATATGATTTTCCTTTGGAAAAAGTTTGGAGCGCTGTCACTGTTAACGAGGAATTGATCCATTGGTTGGCGGATAAGGTGACAGGACGTCCTAAGCTCGGCGGCACTTTCTCTTGGACTTGGAATTTAGGTCCAGAAGGAGAACTTACTTCTACAGGTATTTATAAAAAGATCGTTCCTTTCCAAGAGTTAATACTGCAATGGCAAGACCATCCAGCAGGAGATATAGAACTCAAATTAGAGTTCGAAAAAGAAGGTGATGATGTCACTCTTCTTAAACTTACAAACTCAGGATATCCGTTGGGAGAAAAATTCGACCATTGGATCGAGGCTGCTTCTGAAGGTTGGGACGAAGAAAGTATGCATCTACTTCAATACCTTAGAAAGAACTGA
- a CDS encoding low molecular weight protein-tyrosine-phosphatase, which translates to MVGTPDSSNIYKVLFVCLGNICRSPAAEGAFVDLLEKRGFSSLFEVDSCGTSRYHLGELADPRTRQTARKKGIELTHKARQFKKSDFEYYDFILAMDRSNHKDLGILASNEEERKKIHLFRKFQKGQGKESEVPDPYYGTLKDFEEVHQIVSEASEGFLEYVLSKNGVKNA; encoded by the coding sequence ATGGTAGGAACTCCAGACTCTTCGAATATCTACAAGGTTCTCTTCGTATGTCTGGGGAATATCTGCAGATCTCCTGCGGCAGAAGGTGCATTCGTGGACCTTTTGGAAAAGAGAGGATTTTCATCTCTATTCGAAGTGGATTCCTGCGGAACTTCTCGTTATCATCTGGGTGAATTGGCCGATCCAAGGACCAGGCAAACAGCTCGCAAAAAAGGGATAGAACTCACTCATAAGGCGAGACAATTTAAAAAATCCGATTTTGAATATTACGATTTTATTTTAGCGATGGACAGATCCAATCATAAGGATTTGGGAATACTCGCTTCGAATGAAGAAGAAAGAAAAAAAATTCATTTGTTCAGAAAGTTCCAAAAGGGCCAAGGAAAAGAATCCGAAGTCCCTGATCCATATTATGGAACTTTAAAAGACTTCGAAGAAGTTCACCAGATAGTTTCCGAGGCTTCGGAAGGATTTCTGGAATACGTTTTGAGTAAAAATGGAGTAAAGAATGCCTAA
- a CDS encoding AAA family ATPase: protein MESIAKDRENIPLSESDIHFAKDTLDRIRQELAGEITGQEAVVKNLLISLACQGHVLLEGMPGLAKTLLAKSLSSALDLDFKRVQFTPDLLPADLIGTVVFNPKNGEFTTRKGPIFTGVLLADEINRAPAKVQSALLECMEERTVTIGENTFPLERPFLVLATENPIDQDGTYPLPEAQMDRFFMKVLVDYPDMDEELAILEQHGRLAAGPKRIKKTATAKDVLKISSLVDRVHVEPKLKSYIVRLVRNTRPEEKTVPDLLPYVKHGASPRASLSLLKASKAKALWEGRDYVAPEDVKAVLPEILRHRILLTFEAISEDVGIESVVRIVSDATQVL, encoded by the coding sequence ATGGAATCAATCGCCAAAGATCGTGAGAATATTCCTTTATCTGAATCCGATATTCATTTTGCAAAAGATACATTGGACCGGATCCGCCAGGAACTAGCTGGAGAAATTACTGGCCAAGAAGCAGTAGTTAAAAATCTGCTTATCTCTTTGGCCTGCCAGGGTCATGTTCTTTTGGAAGGAATGCCAGGGCTTGCTAAAACACTTTTGGCAAAATCTTTATCTTCTGCATTGGATCTGGATTTTAAAAGAGTGCAGTTCACGCCTGACCTTCTTCCTGCAGACTTGATCGGAACAGTTGTATTTAATCCTAAAAATGGAGAATTCACAACTCGCAAGGGTCCAATCTTCACTGGAGTCTTGCTTGCAGATGAGATCAATAGGGCACCAGCAAAAGTACAATCTGCTCTTTTGGAATGTATGGAAGAGAGAACCGTCACAATAGGAGAGAATACTTTTCCGTTAGAGAGACCTTTCTTAGTATTAGCTACAGAAAATCCTATCGATCAAGATGGGACTTATCCTTTGCCAGAGGCGCAAATGGATCGTTTTTTTATGAAGGTTCTTGTAGATTATCCTGATATGGATGAAGAACTCGCTATTCTCGAGCAACATGGTAGACTTGCAGCTGGTCCAAAACGTATTAAAAAAACTGCAACTGCTAAGGATGTATTAAAGATCTCTTCTCTTGTAGATAGGGTTCATGTAGAACCTAAATTAAAAAGTTATATAGTTCGTCTGGTAAGGAACACTCGCCCGGAAGAAAAGACTGTACCGGATCTTCTTCCTTATGTAAAACATGGAGCTTCTCCTAGAGCAAGTTTAAGTTTGCTGAAAGCATCCAAAGCAAAAGCATTATGGGAAGGAAGAGACTATGTGGCTCCGGAAGATGTGAAAGCAGTTCTTCCAGAGATACTTCGTCATAGAATTTTACTCACTTTCGAAGCAATCTCTGAAGATGTGGGGATCGAGTCAGTGGTTCGGATCGTTTCAGATGCAACTCAGGTGCTTTGA
- a CDS encoding PLU-1-like domain protein — protein sequence MNLPELDPYFQSLTDITDTISIINSPYESEFDSDISKMENFLNEIQSNDWLATEKEYFNLFTSHFSFHIKIVEEIVREAREILDPERRIHVKRLVGYCKTTEEWLADLQKRRRATETLATA from the coding sequence GTGAACTTACCAGAACTAGACCCTTATTTTCAAAGTCTTACGGATATCACCGATACGATTTCGATCATAAACTCTCCATACGAGTCCGAATTCGATTCAGATATTTCTAAGATGGAAAACTTCTTAAACGAGATCCAATCCAACGATTGGCTCGCAACTGAGAAAGAATACTTTAACTTATTCACCAGTCACTTTTCCTTTCATATCAAAATAGTAGAAGAGATCGTTCGTGAAGCTAGAGAGATCTTGGATCCTGAGCGCCGTATACATGTAAAACGTTTGGTAGGATACTGCAAAACAACCGAAGAATGGTTGGCAGATCTTCAAAAGCGCCGTAGAGCCACCGAAACTCTCGCAACTGCTTGA
- a CDS encoding SDR family oxidoreductase: MRTDLWKGKTIVITGGSSGIGQALLESLSQIPCKIINLSRSEPELIRKISKKKEKRAAEIFHIQADLSSEKEINKAVAKLAKLTDGIDVLFNNAGITAHSRFDQTQIEAFRQAFDVNFFGPVFLTMRLLPFLKKNKGAVMVTSTVSGLYGVPARSAYSSSKSALHAVMESARIELSEEGLRFIIFCPPYTKTKLRANGIDGDGQKLGESHYSGKSKTPEEVAEKMIRSIEDPNSRLVVMDKSGFFMKWMRNISPSFLEKVLYKKLYKDFH, translated from the coding sequence ATGCGGACTGATCTTTGGAAAGGCAAGACAATCGTAATTACCGGAGGCTCTTCCGGTATCGGGCAAGCTTTATTAGAAAGTTTATCCCAGATTCCCTGCAAGATTATCAATCTTTCTAGATCGGAGCCAGAGCTTATTCGTAAAATTTCTAAGAAGAAAGAAAAACGTGCAGCGGAAATTTTCCATATTCAGGCGGATCTTTCTTCTGAAAAAGAGATCAACAAAGCAGTTGCTAAGTTGGCAAAACTTACAGATGGCATCGACGTTCTTTTTAATAACGCAGGTATAACCGCTCATTCTAGATTTGACCAAACTCAGATAGAAGCGTTTCGCCAGGCGTTTGATGTGAACTTTTTCGGTCCTGTTTTCCTCACAATGAGACTTCTTCCTTTTTTGAAAAAGAATAAGGGAGCAGTAATGGTAACTTCTACAGTTAGTGGATTGTACGGGGTCCCTGCAAGGAGTGCTTACTCTTCTTCCAAATCTGCGTTACACGCCGTTATGGAATCTGCACGTATAGAACTTTCAGAAGAAGGTCTTAGATTTATTATATTCTGTCCTCCTTATACCAAAACAAAATTAAGAGCAAATGGTATAGATGGAGATGGGCAGAAGCTGGGAGAATCCCATTACTCAGGCAAAAGTAAAACTCCGGAAGAAGTTGCAGAGAAGATGATCCGCTCGATCGAAGATCCAAACTCAAGACTTGTAGTAATGGACAAAAGTGGATTCTTCATGAAATGGATGAGAAATATTTCTCCTTCATTTTTGGAAAAAGTATTATATAAAAAACTTTATAAGGACTTTCATTAA
- a CDS encoding LIC20036 family protein, translating into MEKIITNNDLKKISLGILVAAPLFFLLGYFVRGCSSVNRQAKVTYSGSFTEGTLVSLNSKNVILQDPDFSIPLETVEKIEFLEDAQSLSPNQVPLSDSEKSFVGTYKIQIGTHKGVLSIFPRKTGGIGATLRFTNWGKGSNEILTGIRVTGKSIRFVRSCAGARCSEIGSNVPFTQTYTGDLDGKKIEGAYQGTNSSGRWIAER; encoded by the coding sequence TTGGAAAAAATTATCACAAATAACGATCTCAAAAAAATCAGCCTAGGGATACTGGTCGCTGCTCCTTTATTCTTCCTGCTTGGATATTTTGTCCGAGGATGTAGTTCAGTAAATCGGCAGGCAAAGGTAACCTATAGCGGCTCCTTTACTGAAGGAACTTTGGTTTCTTTAAATTCTAAAAATGTAATATTGCAAGATCCTGATTTTTCTATTCCTTTAGAAACAGTGGAGAAGATAGAATTTCTGGAAGACGCCCAAAGTTTAAGTCCTAATCAGGTCCCTTTGAGTGACTCAGAAAAATCATTTGTAGGAACTTATAAGATACAGATCGGGACTCATAAAGGTGTATTAAGTATCTTCCCTCGTAAGACTGGAGGGATCGGAGCTACTTTACGTTTTACGAACTGGGGAAAAGGATCAAACGAGATCCTCACAGGCATTCGAGTCACAGGTAAGTCGATTCGGTTTGTAAGATCCTGTGCAGGAGCAAGATGTTCCGAAATAGGAAGTAATGTACCTTTCACTCAAACTTATACCGGAGATCTGGACGGCAAAAAAATTGAAGGCGCATACCAAGGTACTAACAGTTCAGGCCGTTGGATTGCGGAACGTTAA
- a CDS encoding DUF1574 domain-containing protein has protein sequence MSENELQSKEKINFFTHPFLFYPVLLFIFIFALDKIFFLDKVRDYVKVELTYIYYDVKQDLLKEMISKFGKNAERKSNKKLVLLMGSSRMLYFKNEEILDFYPDWEVYNLSSAVTTPAYYLYFLERLFEAGVKPDFLVLEADPFQFNANSTTFKKSNLANSFDLRFVLSNSWDLGKENVNYYLANYFFGVSKNKPYFTNVYAHLTNKKFEYADQIKKLTIEFLQRDKGNAISPAGGFMEKDYGKLEASSIRTIGWIYPKYSPSEMQFSFYEKILERVKSEGVPTLVVRPEVSLPLENLLKELNIPAPWWERVRPINQKFGVPIIDMAEATDYECNTFADSGHMAVDCYRPFLRFLRMRYPGE, from the coding sequence GTGTCTGAGAACGAACTCCAATCAAAAGAAAAAATTAATTTTTTCACCCATCCGTTTCTATTTTATCCCGTACTTCTTTTTATATTCATATTCGCTCTAGATAAAATTTTCTTTTTGGATAAGGTCAGAGACTACGTAAAAGTAGAATTGACCTATATCTACTACGACGTTAAGCAGGATCTCCTAAAAGAGATGATCTCTAAGTTTGGCAAAAACGCGGAGAGGAAGTCCAACAAAAAATTGGTACTTCTTATGGGTTCTTCTAGAATGTTATATTTCAAGAACGAGGAGATCTTGGACTTCTATCCTGATTGGGAAGTTTATAATCTTTCTTCTGCAGTAACAACTCCTGCATACTATCTCTACTTTTTAGAAAGATTATTCGAAGCAGGAGTCAAACCCGACTTTCTAGTTTTAGAAGCTGATCCTTTTCAGTTTAATGCAAACAGCACTACATTCAAAAAATCGAATTTAGCGAATAGTTTCGATCTTAGATTCGTTCTTTCCAATTCCTGGGATCTAGGTAAGGAAAATGTGAATTATTATCTCGCGAATTATTTTTTTGGAGTGAGTAAGAACAAGCCGTATTTCACGAATGTTTACGCTCATCTTACCAATAAAAAATTCGAATATGCCGACCAGATCAAAAAACTGACCATAGAATTTTTGCAAAGAGATAAGGGAAATGCAATCTCTCCTGCTGGCGGTTTTATGGAGAAGGACTACGGCAAACTGGAAGCAAGTTCTATCCGTACAATTGGTTGGATCTATCCGAAATATTCTCCATCTGAAATGCAATTTTCATTTTATGAAAAGATCTTGGAAAGGGTGAAGTCAGAAGGAGTTCCTACCTTAGTAGTCCGTCCTGAAGTATCTCTGCCTTTGGAAAATCTTCTAAAAGAATTGAATATACCGGCTCCATGGTGGGAGAGGGTTCGCCCAATCAATCAAAAGTTTGGCGTCCCTATCATAGATATGGCTGAAGCAACAGACTACGAGTGTAATACTTTCGCGGACAGTGGTCATATGGCCGTGGACTGTTACCGTCCATTCTTACGCTTTTTAAGAATGAGATATCCAGGAGAGTAA